The proteins below come from a single Alkalispirillum mobile genomic window:
- a CDS encoding DUF3306 domain-containing protein has translation MSERGDQVAESGLLSRWARRKQQVQRGEAVEAPEQDDLSPTAVQPGGEREEAASLAAEQERRDPRTGKLYSELTDEDLPPLESLGEEADFSAFLAPNISRALRNKALAKLFHLPKYNKTCLCAEYSGDYRNFEPLGDVVPQDMKRALAREAERLAEKARDAVVEAEGEQEPVTAGAGDETAGDGTSTGDDSAAVDGQATPREPGV, from the coding sequence ATGAGTGAACGCGGAGACCAGGTGGCAGAGTCGGGGCTGTTAAGTCGCTGGGCGCGCCGCAAACAGCAAGTGCAGCGCGGTGAGGCGGTTGAGGCACCCGAGCAGGACGACCTGAGCCCGACAGCGGTCCAGCCGGGGGGCGAGCGCGAAGAAGCCGCATCCCTGGCCGCGGAGCAGGAGCGGCGCGACCCGCGTACCGGCAAGCTCTATTCCGAGCTTACGGACGAGGATCTGCCGCCACTGGAGAGCCTGGGGGAGGAGGCCGATTTCAGCGCGTTCCTGGCGCCGAACATCAGCCGGGCATTGCGCAACAAGGCATTGGCGAAGCTGTTCCATCTGCCCAAGTACAACAAGACGTGCCTTTGCGCGGAGTATTCCGGTGACTATCGCAACTTCGAGCCGCTCGGAGATGTGGTGCCCCAGGACATGAAGCGCGCATTGGCCCGTGAGGCTGAACGCCTGGCCGAGAAGGCGCGGGATGCCGTGGTGGAGGCGGAGGGCGAACAGGAGCCCGTGACAGCCGGCGCCGGCGACGAAACGGCCGGGGACGGGACATCGACCGGCGACGACAGCGCTGCGGTGGACGGCCAGGCGACACCCCGGGAGCCCGGGGTCTGA
- a CDS encoding 4Fe-4S binding protein: MTTAEANWLEDLSAETPDGRARGSALQAFLSTEQSPTSLVSYQSRGEVLVIGPGDQALPFVEELDDGVPATVLVTDGQPAGGKPRGARMVCGKVSQLAGYLGHYAAAISGAGDKQLDVAELAGLPRPHFDLVVDFSEQPLLGFQTPPFGYYPVARGAHWRTRALEELPDMGGEFEKPKFFNYDPDICAHGNSGLSGCTRCLDGCTTGAIQSLGDQVEVDPYLCQGVGVCVSSCPTGAMTYAYPSLRDLLRGVRRMLQQYREQGGGKPVLLFHDREAGSALLKDALPGLPEHVLPVAVEEVGSLGADAWLATLAYGAAQVCLLGHQDTPPRVVKAMREELGHARAILGGMGYPRQAVEWLQPAGPEALLVALRAPLNSPQIRPAGFETFDEKRSTLRLALEHLLAEAPDTPPPAVALREGAPFGQVLVDAEACTLCMACPQVCPTRALLDNPEAPQLRFVEDQCVQCGLCEQACPEDAITLEPRYLYAESERRQPRILNEEEPFCCESCGTPFGTRSVIERMLENLEGHRMFQDEAQRRRLRMCGDCRVKDMFKAEYQAGGEQ, translated from the coding sequence ATGACGACGGCAGAAGCCAACTGGTTAGAGGACCTGTCAGCAGAGACCCCGGACGGGCGGGCACGAGGCTCGGCCCTTCAGGCCTTTTTATCTACGGAACAGTCGCCTACGTCACTGGTTTCGTACCAGTCACGGGGTGAAGTGCTGGTGATTGGGCCGGGGGACCAGGCACTGCCGTTCGTCGAGGAACTCGACGACGGTGTCCCTGCCACGGTGCTTGTCACTGACGGCCAGCCGGCCGGGGGTAAGCCCCGCGGGGCCCGAATGGTATGTGGCAAAGTGTCACAATTGGCCGGGTACCTGGGGCATTATGCCGCAGCCATCTCAGGGGCCGGCGATAAGCAATTGGATGTGGCGGAGCTCGCCGGGCTGCCGCGCCCGCATTTCGATCTGGTGGTTGATTTCAGCGAGCAGCCTTTGCTCGGGTTCCAGACGCCGCCCTTCGGTTACTACCCCGTGGCGCGCGGTGCGCATTGGCGCACCAGGGCGTTGGAAGAGCTCCCGGATATGGGGGGCGAGTTCGAAAAACCCAAGTTCTTCAACTACGACCCGGACATTTGTGCGCACGGGAACAGTGGCCTCTCCGGCTGCACCCGTTGCCTGGACGGCTGTACCACCGGAGCCATTCAATCACTCGGCGACCAGGTGGAGGTCGACCCCTATCTCTGCCAAGGCGTCGGGGTCTGCGTGAGTAGCTGCCCCACCGGCGCCATGACTTATGCCTACCCCTCGCTTCGTGACCTGCTGCGCGGTGTGCGGCGGATGCTGCAGCAATACCGTGAGCAGGGTGGGGGAAAGCCGGTGCTGCTGTTCCATGACCGTGAAGCGGGCAGTGCGCTGCTAAAGGATGCCTTGCCTGGCCTGCCCGAGCATGTATTGCCCGTGGCGGTGGAGGAGGTGGGTTCGCTGGGCGCCGACGCCTGGCTGGCCACCCTTGCCTACGGCGCGGCCCAAGTCTGTCTCCTTGGGCACCAGGACACGCCGCCGCGGGTGGTCAAGGCGATGCGGGAAGAGCTGGGCCATGCCCGGGCGATCCTGGGCGGCATGGGTTATCCGCGACAGGCCGTGGAGTGGCTGCAGCCTGCGGGCCCCGAGGCCCTGCTGGTGGCGCTCCGGGCGCCACTGAACAGCCCGCAGATCCGCCCCGCCGGTTTCGAGACCTTCGATGAGAAGCGCAGCACGTTGCGCCTGGCCCTGGAGCACCTGCTGGCCGAGGCGCCGGATACGCCCCCGCCGGCGGTGGCGCTGCGTGAGGGTGCCCCGTTCGGGCAGGTGCTGGTGGACGCAGAGGCCTGCACGCTGTGCATGGCCTGCCCGCAGGTCTGTCCGACCCGCGCGTTGCTCGACAACCCCGAGGCGCCCCAGTTGCGTTTCGTCGAGGACCAGTGCGTCCAGTGCGGCCTGTGTGAACAGGCTTGCCCGGAGGATGCGATCACCCTGGAGCCGCGGTACCTCTACGCCGAGAGCGAGCGCCGGCAGCCGCGCATTCTCAATGAAGAGGAGCCGTTTTGCTGTGAGTCCTGCGGCACCCCGTTCGGGACCCGCAGCGTCATCGAGCGCATGCTGGAGAACCTGGAAGGCCACCGTATGTTTCAGGACGAGGCACAGCGTCGGCGCCTGCGCATGTGCGGCGACTGCCGGGTAAAGGACATGTTCAAGGCGGAGTACCAGGCGGGGGGTGAGCAATGA
- a CDS encoding TorD/DmsD family molecular chaperone, with translation MSMETINATAPQTPRQITDEDQLRAGAWSLLGALLAGPPDDQVLEALRGIAADPSDDDMAEGWRALQQMAEGAEPARLRREYEALFIGAPEGELTPYASWYISGALMEKPLVRVRQALRMLGYERQEGISEPEDHAGALCEVMGQVVLDEELSFEQQRAFFQEHLDPWIGDLFTDMQHAKTARDYRAVGLFGERFLAVERRYLSMLV, from the coding sequence ATGAGCATGGAAACCATCAATGCCACTGCGCCGCAGACACCACGGCAGATCACCGACGAGGATCAACTGCGGGCCGGGGCCTGGTCGCTGTTGGGGGCCCTGTTGGCAGGGCCGCCCGATGACCAGGTGTTGGAGGCCCTGCGGGGCATTGCCGCGGACCCTTCGGATGATGACATGGCCGAGGGGTGGCGCGCGCTTCAGCAGATGGCCGAGGGCGCAGAGCCGGCCCGCCTGCGTCGGGAGTACGAGGCACTGTTTATCGGCGCCCCGGAAGGGGAACTGACCCCCTACGCGTCCTGGTATATCAGCGGTGCCCTGATGGAAAAACCGCTGGTGCGTGTTCGCCAGGCCCTTCGGATGTTGGGCTATGAGCGCCAGGAGGGAATCAGCGAACCGGAGGATCACGCCGGGGCGCTGTGTGAAGTGATGGGCCAGGTGGTGCTGGACGAAGAACTGAGCTTTGAGCAACAGCGCGCGTTCTTCCAAGAGCACCTGGACCCCTGGATCGGAGACCTGTTCACCGACATGCAGCACGCCAAGACCGCGAGGGATTACCGGGCGGTAGGGCTGTTTGGTGAACGCTTTTTGGCAGTGGAACGCCGTTATTTGTCTATGCTTGTTTGA
- a CDS encoding twin-arginine translocation signal domain-containing protein: MKHSEKESGVRQDRRQFMKTMAVGGAAVGVGMTGGQALAIEPEAEPETRSLEKRGYHETAHIQDYYRKAEF; the protein is encoded by the coding sequence ATGAAACATTCAGAAAAAGAGTCCGGAGTCCGTCAGGATCGTCGCCAGTTCATGAAGACCATGGCCGTGGGTGGCGCTGCCGTCGGTGTCGGCATGACCGGCGGGCAGGCCCTGGCCATTGAGCCGGAGGCTGAGCCGGAGACCCGTTCCCTTGAAAAGCGCGGGTACCACGAGACGGCACACATCCAGGACTACTACCGCAAGGCCGAATTTTGA
- a CDS encoding formate dehydrogenase subunit alpha, with product MKLVKKTGSSAATAVGGFLGRAVDRRTFLRGTGLAVGGTAAASAMLHPRMVKKAKASDDRARFDPNADVQLVKTVCTHCSVGCGVIAEVQNGVWVGQEPNFDSPINLGAHCAKGAALRNHGHSGRRTKYPLKKVNGNWERISWDQAIDEIGDKLLQIREESGPDSVWFAGSSKASNEGAYLQRKFAAFWGSNNCDHQARICHSTTVAGVANTWGYGAMTNSYNDITKAGSIVMCGSNAAEAHPVAMQMILRGKENGAKMVVMDPRFTRTAAHADVFVRPRSGTDVALIFGILYHVFDNGWEDQEFIDSRVWAMDEIKEEVMTKWTPDEVERVSGVGPDALYEVAKIIHENSPMTFIWCMGGTQHTIGSNYVRAYNCLLLATGNVGVSGGGANIFRGHDNVQGATDVGPNPDNLPGYYPINEAGWKHWCGVWDVDYDWLASRFDQAEYDDGQGGTLKPMETPGITVSRWIDGVLEDPDNITQKDRLRAVMMWGHNSNSQTRQPEMKEAMEALDLLVIIDPYPSAAAVLHDRQDDTYLLPACTQFETRGSATASNRSLQWREKVIEPLFEGKPDHEIAYLLARKLGFADEMFKNISVEGTEPVVEDVLREINQGTWTIGYTGQSPERLKEHMENQHTFDVVSLKAEGGPCDGEFYGLPWPCWGTAEIKHPGTHILYDTNEHVMEGGGNFRVNWGTEREGETLLAEGSWPKGQELEAGHPPFDSDLLKQLGWWDELTDEEKEKADGKAWHTDVSGGIIRVALKHGCMPFGNGKARAVVWNFPDPVPKHREPLYTPRYDLVEDYPTYEDRKAFYRLPTRWESVQATDYSDDYPLIHTSGRLVEYEGGGEETRSNPWLAELKQEMFVEINPRDANNAGVRNNEWVWLEGPEGGRIRVKALVTRRVASGTVFTPFHFAGHYQGEDLLDKYPEGSAPYVRGEMNNTATTYGYDAVTMMQETKTTLCRVVPA from the coding sequence ATGAAACTGGTCAAGAAGACAGGCAGCTCCGCGGCCACCGCAGTCGGGGGCTTTCTGGGTCGGGCCGTGGATCGCAGAACTTTCCTGCGCGGCACGGGCCTGGCAGTTGGTGGCACCGCCGCCGCCAGCGCCATGCTGCACCCCCGAATGGTCAAGAAGGCCAAAGCGTCGGATGACCGTGCGCGCTTCGACCCGAATGCAGACGTGCAGCTCGTAAAGACCGTCTGCACCCACTGTTCCGTGGGCTGCGGCGTGATCGCCGAGGTGCAGAACGGCGTCTGGGTGGGGCAGGAGCCCAACTTCGACAGCCCCATTAACCTGGGGGCCCACTGCGCCAAGGGTGCCGCCCTGCGCAACCATGGCCACTCCGGGCGGCGTACCAAGTACCCGTTGAAGAAGGTCAACGGCAACTGGGAGCGCATCAGCTGGGATCAGGCCATCGACGAGATCGGCGACAAGCTGCTGCAGATCCGCGAGGAGTCCGGGCCGGATTCGGTCTGGTTTGCCGGCTCCTCCAAAGCCAGCAACGAAGGGGCCTACCTGCAGCGCAAGTTCGCCGCCTTCTGGGGCTCCAACAACTGTGACCACCAGGCGCGTATCTGCCACTCCACGACCGTGGCCGGCGTTGCGAACACCTGGGGTTACGGCGCCATGACCAACTCCTACAACGACATCACCAAGGCGGGCAGCATCGTGATGTGCGGCTCCAACGCCGCAGAGGCCCACCCGGTGGCCATGCAGATGATCCTGCGCGGCAAGGAGAACGGCGCCAAGATGGTGGTGATGGACCCGCGGTTTACCCGCACCGCGGCCCACGCTGACGTCTTCGTTCGCCCGCGCTCCGGCACCGACGTGGCGCTGATCTTCGGCATCCTCTACCACGTCTTCGATAACGGCTGGGAGGACCAGGAGTTCATCGACAGTCGTGTCTGGGCGATGGACGAGATCAAGGAAGAGGTCATGACCAAGTGGACCCCGGACGAGGTGGAGCGTGTCTCCGGCGTCGGGCCCGATGCCCTCTATGAAGTGGCGAAGATTATCCACGAGAACAGCCCCATGACCTTCATCTGGTGCATGGGCGGTACCCAGCACACCATCGGCAGCAACTACGTTCGCGCGTACAACTGCCTGCTGCTGGCTACCGGCAACGTGGGTGTCTCCGGCGGCGGCGCCAACATCTTCCGCGGCCACGACAACGTGCAGGGCGCGACGGACGTCGGCCCGAACCCGGACAACCTTCCGGGCTACTACCCGATCAATGAGGCGGGCTGGAAGCACTGGTGTGGCGTCTGGGATGTGGATTATGACTGGCTCGCAAGCCGGTTTGACCAGGCAGAGTATGACGACGGTCAGGGTGGCACGCTCAAGCCGATGGAAACTCCGGGCATCACCGTGTCGCGCTGGATCGACGGCGTGCTGGAGGACCCGGATAACATCACCCAGAAGGATCGCCTTCGTGCGGTGATGATGTGGGGCCACAACAGCAACAGCCAGACCCGTCAGCCCGAGATGAAAGAGGCGATGGAGGCCCTGGACCTGCTGGTCATCATTGACCCCTATCCGTCGGCTGCTGCGGTGCTGCACGACCGCCAGGACGACACCTACCTGTTGCCGGCCTGCACCCAGTTCGAGACCCGTGGTTCGGCCACCGCATCCAACCGTTCGTTGCAGTGGCGTGAGAAGGTCATCGAGCCGCTGTTTGAAGGGAAGCCCGACCACGAGATCGCCTACCTGCTGGCCCGCAAACTGGGCTTTGCAGACGAGATGTTCAAGAACATCAGCGTGGAAGGCACTGAGCCGGTGGTGGAGGACGTGCTGCGCGAGATCAACCAGGGCACCTGGACCATCGGCTATACCGGCCAGAGCCCCGAGCGCCTCAAGGAGCACATGGAAAACCAGCACACCTTCGACGTGGTGTCGCTCAAGGCCGAGGGTGGTCCCTGTGATGGGGAGTTCTACGGCCTGCCGTGGCCCTGCTGGGGGACCGCCGAGATCAAGCACCCCGGTACGCACATTCTTTATGACACCAACGAGCACGTCATGGAGGGGGGCGGTAACTTCCGCGTTAACTGGGGCACCGAGCGCGAGGGTGAGACCCTGCTGGCGGAAGGCTCCTGGCCCAAGGGGCAGGAACTGGAGGCCGGGCACCCACCCTTCGATTCCGACCTGCTCAAGCAGCTGGGCTGGTGGGATGAACTCACCGATGAGGAAAAGGAGAAGGCCGACGGCAAGGCCTGGCACACCGATGTATCCGGCGGGATCATCCGGGTGGCATTGAAGCACGGCTGCATGCCCTTCGGTAACGGCAAGGCCCGCGCGGTCGTCTGGAACTTCCCGGACCCGGTGCCGAAGCATCGCGAGCCGCTGTATACCCCGCGGTACGACCTGGTCGAGGACTACCCGACCTACGAGGACCGCAAGGCCTTCTACCGCCTGCCCACCCGGTGGGAGTCCGTGCAGGCCACGGATTACTCCGACGACTACCCGCTGATCCACACCAGCGGTCGTCTGGTGGAGTACGAGGGTGGCGGCGAAGAGACCCGTTCCAACCCCTGGCTCGCCGAGCTCAAGCAGGAGATGTTCGTCGAGATCAACCCGCGCGACGCCAACAACGCCGGCGTGCGCAACAACGAGTGGGTCTGGCTGGAGGGCCCCGAGGGTGGCCGAATCCGGGTCAAGGCGCTGGTTACCCGCCGCGTGGCCTCCGGGACGGTATTCACGCCGTTCCACTTTGCCGGTCACTACCAGGGTGAGGACCTGCTCGACAAATACCCGGAGGGTTCGGCGCCCTACGTGCGTGGCGAGATGAACAACACGGCCACCACCTACGGGTATGACGCGGTCACCATGATGCAGGAGACCAAGACCACTCTGTGCCGCGTGGTCCCGGCCTGA
- the fdh3B gene encoding formate dehydrogenase FDH3 subunit beta — protein sequence MARMKFLCDAERCIECQACVTACKNEHEVPWGINRRRVIVMDDGVPGEKAVSVACMHCTDAPCAAVCPVDCFYTTDDGVVLHDKDLCIGCGYCFYACPFGAPQYPQQTAFGVRGKMDKCTYCAGGPEPAHSEAEQVKYGTNRLEEGKLPLCAEMCSTKALIAGDGNILSDIYRKRLIKRGGRPQTWGWQAAYGQEA from the coding sequence ATGGCGAGAATGAAATTCCTATGTGACGCCGAGCGCTGCATTGAGTGCCAGGCCTGCGTCACCGCTTGCAAGAACGAGCACGAGGTCCCGTGGGGCATCAACCGTCGGCGCGTCATCGTCATGGACGATGGCGTGCCCGGCGAGAAGGCCGTGTCGGTGGCGTGCATGCACTGCACCGACGCACCCTGTGCCGCGGTCTGCCCCGTGGACTGCTTCTACACCACCGACGACGGCGTGGTCCTGCACGACAAGGACCTCTGCATCGGCTGTGGCTACTGCTTCTACGCGTGCCCCTTTGGCGCCCCGCAGTACCCGCAGCAGACCGCTTTCGGTGTGCGCGGCAAAATGGACAAGTGCACCTATTGTGCCGGTGGCCCGGAACCCGCGCACTCCGAGGCGGAGCAGGTCAAGTACGGCACCAACCGTCTGGAGGAAGGCAAGTTGCCGCTCTGTGCCGAGATGTGCTCCACCAAGGCGCTCATCGCCGGTGACGGCAACATTCTTTCCGACATTTACCGCAAGCGTCTGATCAAGCGCGGCGGGCGGCCCCAGACCTGGGGCTGGCAGGCGGCCTACGGACAGGAGGCGTGA
- a CDS encoding formate dehydrogenase subunit gamma → MSTDTRTAQERLARRKKSMFWSFCLVLVLSMALPLGAYLVTPGAEAQPAGERFSEERATNPRSDTWRYARADGEGFTTASGPYVTNQLISNIGENWRQLRNGPVKEVGSWVMALSLGAIGLFFLIKGRIKLDGGRSGMTVPRWSAFERSVHWFVAISFIILAITGLSLLFGRHVLIPLLGHGGFAGYAQAAMYVHNFLGPAFGVALLVMILMWVRHNIPTKTDLKWFASGGGLLTKGHPSAGKLNGGEKVWYWMGVVIMGSIVVVTGFILDFPNWGQTREIMAWSHILHAVVAMFWIAFAFGHIYIGTLGTEGAFEGMAKGRVDTAWAKQHHDLWYEELIQQGVKPEPAEEGGQAAAQSESVPGQKPTA, encoded by the coding sequence ATGTCCACAGATACACGCACAGCCCAGGAGCGGCTGGCCCGGCGCAAGAAGTCCATGTTCTGGAGCTTCTGCCTGGTGCTGGTGCTCTCCATGGCGCTGCCACTGGGGGCCTACCTGGTCACGCCCGGCGCGGAGGCGCAACCCGCAGGCGAGCGTTTCTCGGAGGAACGGGCTACCAATCCCCGCTCGGACACCTGGCGCTACGCTCGGGCCGACGGGGAGGGGTTTACCACGGCCAGCGGGCCTTACGTGACCAACCAGTTGATCTCCAACATCGGCGAGAACTGGCGACAGCTGCGTAATGGTCCGGTAAAAGAGGTCGGGAGCTGGGTGATGGCACTCTCTCTGGGGGCCATCGGGCTGTTCTTCCTGATCAAGGGCCGGATCAAGCTGGATGGGGGACGGTCGGGCATGACCGTGCCGCGGTGGAGCGCTTTCGAGCGTTCCGTGCACTGGTTCGTGGCCATCAGCTTCATCATCCTGGCGATCACCGGGTTGTCGTTGCTCTTCGGGCGACATGTGCTCATTCCTCTGCTCGGTCATGGCGGGTTCGCCGGCTATGCCCAGGCAGCGATGTATGTGCACAACTTCCTGGGCCCGGCCTTTGGCGTCGCGCTGTTGGTGATGATCCTGATGTGGGTCCGCCACAACATCCCGACCAAAACCGACCTCAAGTGGTTCGCCTCGGGCGGCGGCCTGCTCACCAAGGGGCACCCCTCGGCTGGCAAGCTCAATGGTGGTGAGAAGGTCTGGTACTGGATGGGTGTAGTGATCATGGGCTCCATCGTCGTGGTCACCGGGTTTATCCTGGATTTCCCCAACTGGGGGCAGACCCGGGAGATCATGGCCTGGTCCCATATCCTTCACGCCGTGGTCGCCATGTTCTGGATCGCCTTTGCCTTCGGGCATATCTACATCGGTACCCTGGGTACCGAGGGGGCGTTCGAGGGTATGGCCAAGGGCCGGGTGGACACCGCCTGGGCCAAGCAGCACCATGACCTCTGGTACGAGGAGCTGATCCAGCAGGGCGTGAAGCCCGAGCCGGCCGAGGAAGGGGGGCAAGCAGCCGCCCAGTCCGAATCCGTGCCCGGGCAGAAGCCCACGGCCTGA
- a CDS encoding DUF6505 family protein, protein MTRKLIRTFRLDDTDDHVYPVAARVGEWAVPGAFVFRFAEQDPAIWTGGHRQAFLNGFLGTESFGWSTLVVVAEIEDAAYKTVIERVAHHLVEAYGAPGMSEALPYAREEVEYAASLCAHPVNTVLSVQRQAGPSGIEESYRTLREQANWEGEQVRIWKPVASDD, encoded by the coding sequence ATGACCCGCAAGTTGATACGAACCTTTCGGTTAGATGATACGGACGACCACGTATACCCCGTGGCGGCGCGCGTGGGGGAGTGGGCGGTACCCGGCGCCTTCGTCTTCCGTTTTGCCGAGCAGGATCCTGCCATCTGGACCGGGGGCCATCGTCAGGCCTTTCTGAATGGCTTCCTCGGTACCGAGAGCTTCGGATGGTCCACGTTGGTGGTGGTGGCGGAGATCGAGGATGCCGCCTACAAGACGGTGATAGAGCGGGTGGCGCACCACCTGGTCGAGGCCTACGGCGCGCCCGGGATGTCAGAGGCTCTGCCCTACGCCCGCGAAGAGGTGGAGTACGCGGCCAGCCTTTGCGCCCACCCGGTGAACACCGTGCTCTCGGTGCAGCGCCAGGCTGGTCCTTCCGGTATCGAGGAGAGTTACCGGACGTTGCGCGAGCAGGCCAACTGGGAGGGCGAGCAGGTCCGTATCTGGAAGCCGGTGGCCTCAGACGACTGA
- a CDS encoding methyl-accepting chemotaxis protein, with protein sequence MTDNLSLRQRLIKLNIKQKLVLLVLTTSIIPLSLMGGFTFHLMKGQLQTQLEGTLVDMSSEASARTDDYLLQVGDKARVVAEDRRIAIGGGAVAEDLLEQYRDLFPEFDWIGVIDAQGEARATAGEIIGTPAPEEQQGRWADALDSGPTVVGPGAEDGVPRALTLLHPIDQGSQREALWIAAQMDMALLDERIGGVRIGESGRATLFDAAGRLLAHEDSDRTGYDMSHYAIMGPPLEQGEGHPGAVFTSGDGEEKWGLTVMLEGFNDRFGANWGLILDQTTDEIYAPVTLLWWMLWVLWVIAFLVTLAFGLYYAGLIANPLRHLSAGLNNIASGDADLTRRLEVESRDEIGQTAAAFNAVMDRLHELVSKTARSAHQLASATTDMMAASARTGDAMATQRSEVEQVATAMNEMTATVQEVARNTQQAADSAHRASNQAGEGRQMMARAIDSNRTLAEEVRDASGVMAQLKEDSDNIGTILQVITEIAEQTNLLALNAAIEAARAGEQGRGFAVVAGEVRNLAHRTNESTTQIQDIIEQLQTRAERAEAVMQRGQRQAEDSVHQAATTGETLEQVAAQITGINDMNAQIASAAEEQSAVAEDVNRSIHTINDISSRNARGSEEIRAAAENLNKLAEELEQMVRVFKV encoded by the coding sequence ATGACAGACAATCTGAGCCTCCGGCAACGCCTGATCAAGCTGAACATCAAGCAGAAGCTCGTCCTCCTGGTGCTGACTACCAGCATCATTCCCCTATCGCTGATGGGCGGCTTCACGTTCCATCTGATGAAGGGGCAGCTACAGACCCAGCTGGAGGGGACGCTCGTTGATATGAGCAGCGAGGCCAGTGCCCGAACCGATGACTACCTGCTCCAGGTGGGCGACAAGGCGCGGGTGGTAGCGGAGGACCGCCGGATTGCGATTGGCGGCGGTGCCGTGGCGGAGGATCTACTGGAGCAGTACCGCGATCTCTTCCCCGAATTCGACTGGATAGGGGTCATCGATGCGCAGGGTGAGGCCCGGGCCACGGCCGGCGAGATCATCGGGACACCGGCTCCCGAGGAGCAGCAAGGGCGCTGGGCCGACGCCCTCGACAGTGGCCCCACCGTGGTCGGCCCGGGAGCCGAAGACGGCGTGCCACGCGCCCTGACCCTGCTCCACCCAATTGACCAGGGCAGCCAACGGGAAGCGCTGTGGATCGCTGCACAAATGGACATGGCACTGCTGGATGAGCGCATTGGCGGCGTGCGTATCGGCGAATCCGGGCGCGCCACGCTATTCGACGCCGCCGGCCGGCTCCTCGCCCATGAGGACAGTGACCGGACCGGTTACGACATGAGCCACTACGCCATCATGGGCCCACCGCTGGAACAGGGCGAAGGCCACCCGGGGGCGGTATTCACCAGCGGCGACGGCGAGGAGAAATGGGGCCTCACCGTGATGCTCGAGGGTTTCAACGACCGCTTCGGTGCAAATTGGGGGCTGATCCTCGACCAGACCACCGACGAGATCTATGCGCCGGTCACACTGCTCTGGTGGATGCTGTGGGTTCTCTGGGTGATCGCCTTCCTGGTCACGCTTGCCTTCGGACTCTACTACGCCGGCCTGATCGCCAACCCGCTACGCCACCTGTCCGCGGGGCTGAATAACATCGCTTCTGGCGACGCCGACCTCACGCGGCGACTTGAGGTGGAAAGCCGAGATGAGATCGGGCAAACGGCGGCAGCTTTCAACGCCGTCATGGACCGGCTGCATGAACTGGTCAGCAAGACCGCCCGGTCCGCTCACCAACTCGCATCCGCCACCACCGACATGATGGCCGCCAGCGCACGCACGGGCGACGCCATGGCCACCCAACGCAGCGAGGTGGAACAGGTGGCCACCGCCATGAACGAGATGACAGCCACCGTCCAGGAGGTGGCGCGGAACACCCAACAGGCAGCGGATAGCGCCCACCGGGCGAGCAATCAGGCGGGAGAGGGCCGGCAAATGATGGCCCGCGCCATTGACAGCAACCGCACTCTGGCCGAGGAAGTGCGCGATGCCAGCGGCGTGATGGCGCAATTAAAGGAAGACAGCGACAACATCGGCACCATCCTGCAGGTCATCACCGAGATCGCGGAGCAGACCAACCTGTTGGCCCTCAATGCGGCAATCGAAGCCGCCCGCGCCGGCGAGCAGGGGCGTGGATTTGCCGTGGTCGCCGGTGAGGTCCGCAACCTCGCCCACCGGACCAACGAGTCCACCACGCAGATTCAGGACATTATTGAGCAGTTGCAGACGCGCGCCGAGCGGGCCGAAGCGGTAATGCAGCGCGGCCAACGCCAGGCCGAAGACAGTGTGCACCAGGCGGCGACCACGGGCGAAACCCTCGAACAGGTGGCCGCTCAGATCACCGGCATCAATGACATGAACGCCCAGATTGCCAGCGCGGCGGAGGAGCAGAGCGCCGTGGCCGAGGACGTGAACCGCAGTATCCACACCATCAACGACATCTCCAGCCGCAACGCGCGCGGCTCGGAGGAAATCCGCGCGGCAGCGGAAAACCTCAACAAGCTGGCCGAGGAACTGGAACAGATGGTGCGGGTCTTTAAGGTCTGA
- a CDS encoding small multi-drug export protein — translation MSLLEALWQYVVIFVMAATPWLELLIVIPIGVAMGLSPFWVGLVALLGNALPVLLIVAGWQWWLRWRGKSGASRRAMKPRVQRVWDRWGLPGLALLGPLVTGIHLATVAALLLRSESRATMVWMTLSLVVWTVGTTAAAVGGVELFHRLAVS, via the coding sequence ATGTCGCTGTTGGAGGCCCTCTGGCAGTACGTGGTCATCTTCGTGATGGCCGCAACGCCGTGGCTCGAGTTACTGATCGTGATTCCCATTGGGGTGGCGATGGGCCTCTCACCCTTCTGGGTAGGCCTGGTGGCGTTGCTGGGAAATGCATTGCCCGTGCTGCTCATCGTGGCGGGTTGGCAGTGGTGGCTGCGTTGGCGGGGTAAGTCCGGTGCCTCGCGCCGGGCCATGAAACCCAGGGTGCAGCGGGTCTGGGACCGGTGGGGCCTGCCGGGCCTGGCCCTGTTGGGCCCGTTGGTGACAGGCATTCACCTGGCCACCGTGGCGGCGCTGTTGCTACGGTCCGAATCCCGGGCGACCATGGTCTGGATGACGCTCAGCCTGGTGGTCTGGACGGTGGGCACCACGGCGGCTGCGGTGGGTGGCGTCGAACTCTTTCACCGCTTGGCCGTTTCCTGA